The proteins below come from a single Balaenoptera acutorostrata chromosome 2, mBalAcu1.1, whole genome shotgun sequence genomic window:
- the JSRP1 gene encoding junctional sarcoplasmic reticulum protein 1 isoform X1 has product MTTRALEELDGGLGSCQVEEDLSALPDPCPGRPREDRAQVTSRLADSSSWPRDSQEPAAEGSPAGGVDAWPKKTEKEPVAKVASGPGPRSPARKKAQAAPPSQPPPPPPPPVLSEELLWGHLTLNKCLVLASLVALLGSAFQLCREAVAGEAEAPAPVPEPWVPPSSALKEPASPLPKSVAWAPPLGPPEPSAKVEERAAVPRSSGAAGKDKGESEEAAEEERVPLANRGPKERRKKEEKPRKERPRKERPQKEERPRRERPRKEERPRAAGEALPRRWEAREGGHRAWAGESGDPEHRKRQAWASPRRPNEEDRPPGRQKHHAGKGRD; this is encoded by the exons ATGACAACCAGGGCCTTGGAGGAGTTGGATGGAGGCCTGGGCAGTTGCCAAGTGGAGGAGGACCTCTCTGCACTGCCTGACCCCTGCCCAGGCCGGCCCCGGGAGGACAGGGCTCAAG TGACATCCAGACTGGCCGACTCCAGCAGCTGGCCCCGT GACTCTCAGGAGCCGGCAGCTGAGGGCAGCCCCGCAGGCGGTGTGGATGCTTGgcccaagaaaacagaaaaggagccTGTGGCCAAAGTGGCCTCCGGACCTG GCCCCCGGAGCCCCGCGCGGAAGAAGGCGCAGGCCGCACCGCCCTCGcagccgccgcccccgcccccgcccccggtcCTGAGCGAGGAGCTGCTCTGGGGACACCTGACGCTCAACAAGTGCCTGGTGCTCGCCTCGCTCGTGGCGCTGCTGGGCTCCGCCTTCCAGCTGTGCCGCG AGGCCGTGGCGGGGGAGGCGGAAGCCCCTGCGCCTGTCCCTGAGCCGTGGGTCCCGCCAAGCTCGGCCCTGAAGGAGCCAGCGTCACCCCTG CCAAAGTCCGTGGCCTGGGCCCCCCCACTGGGACCGCCGGAGCCCTCGGCGAAGGTAGAGGAAAGGGCCGCGGTTCCCAGGAGCAGCGGGGCTGCAGGGAAGGACAAAGGGGAGTCTGAGGAGGCCGCTGAGGAGGAGCGCGTGCCGCTTGCCAACCGAGGGCCCAAGGAGAGgcggaagaaggaggagaagccaAGAAAGGAGAGGCCCCGGAAGGAGAGGCCACAGAAGGAGGAGAGGCCGAGGAGGGAGAGACCCCGGAAGGAGGAGAGGCCGCGGGCTGCCGGGGAGGCCCTACCCCGACGCTGGGAGGCACGCGAAGGGGGCCATAGGGCATGGGCGGGAGAGTCCGGAGACCCCGAGCATAGGAAGAGGCAGGCCTGGGCCTCCCCGCGGCGCCCCAACGAGGAGGACCGGCCTCCCGGCCGCCAGAAGCACCACGCGGGCAAGGGGCGGGACTGA
- the JSRP1 gene encoding junctional sarcoplasmic reticulum protein 1 isoform X2, which translates to MTTRALEELDGGLGSCQVEEDLSALPDPCPGRPREDRAQVTSRLADSSSWPREPAAEGSPAGGVDAWPKKTEKEPVAKVASGPGPRSPARKKAQAAPPSQPPPPPPPPVLSEELLWGHLTLNKCLVLASLVALLGSAFQLCREAVAGEAEAPAPVPEPWVPPSSALKEPASPLPKSVAWAPPLGPPEPSAKVEERAAVPRSSGAAGKDKGESEEAAEEERVPLANRGPKERRKKEEKPRKERPRKERPQKEERPRRERPRKEERPRAAGEALPRRWEAREGGHRAWAGESGDPEHRKRQAWASPRRPNEEDRPPGRQKHHAGKGRD; encoded by the exons ATGACAACCAGGGCCTTGGAGGAGTTGGATGGAGGCCTGGGCAGTTGCCAAGTGGAGGAGGACCTCTCTGCACTGCCTGACCCCTGCCCAGGCCGGCCCCGGGAGGACAGGGCTCAAG TGACATCCAGACTGGCCGACTCCAGCAGCTGGCCCCGT GAGCCGGCAGCTGAGGGCAGCCCCGCAGGCGGTGTGGATGCTTGgcccaagaaaacagaaaaggagccTGTGGCCAAAGTGGCCTCCGGACCTG GCCCCCGGAGCCCCGCGCGGAAGAAGGCGCAGGCCGCACCGCCCTCGcagccgccgcccccgcccccgcccccggtcCTGAGCGAGGAGCTGCTCTGGGGACACCTGACGCTCAACAAGTGCCTGGTGCTCGCCTCGCTCGTGGCGCTGCTGGGCTCCGCCTTCCAGCTGTGCCGCG AGGCCGTGGCGGGGGAGGCGGAAGCCCCTGCGCCTGTCCCTGAGCCGTGGGTCCCGCCAAGCTCGGCCCTGAAGGAGCCAGCGTCACCCCTG CCAAAGTCCGTGGCCTGGGCCCCCCCACTGGGACCGCCGGAGCCCTCGGCGAAGGTAGAGGAAAGGGCCGCGGTTCCCAGGAGCAGCGGGGCTGCAGGGAAGGACAAAGGGGAGTCTGAGGAGGCCGCTGAGGAGGAGCGCGTGCCGCTTGCCAACCGAGGGCCCAAGGAGAGgcggaagaaggaggagaagccaAGAAAGGAGAGGCCCCGGAAGGAGAGGCCACAGAAGGAGGAGAGGCCGAGGAGGGAGAGACCCCGGAAGGAGGAGAGGCCGCGGGCTGCCGGGGAGGCCCTACCCCGACGCTGGGAGGCACGCGAAGGGGGCCATAGGGCATGGGCGGGAGAGTCCGGAGACCCCGAGCATAGGAAGAGGCAGGCCTGGGCCTCCCCGCGGCGCCCCAACGAGGAGGACCGGCCTCCCGGCCGCCAGAAGCACCACGCGGGCAAGGGGCGGGACTGA
- the SF3A2 gene encoding splicing factor 3A subunit 2 produces the protein MDFQHRPGGKTGSGGVASSSESNRDRRERLRQLALETIDINKDPYFMKNHLGSYECKLCLTLHNNEGSYLAHTQGKKHQTNLARRAAKEAKEAPAQPAPEKVKVEVKKFVKIGRPGYKVTKQRDTEMGQQSLLFQIDYPEIAEGIMPRHRFMSAYEQRIEPPDRRWQYLLMAAEPYETIAFKVPSREIDKAEGKFWTHWNRETKQFFLQFHFKMEKPPAPPSLPAGPPGVKRPPPPLMNGLPPRPPLPESLPPPPPGGLPLPPMPPSGPAPSGPPGPPQLPPPAPGVHPPAPVVHPPASGVHPPAPGVHPPAPVVHPPASGVHPPAPGVHPPAPGVHPPAPGVHPPAPGVHPPPSAGVHPQAPGVHPPAPAVHPQAPGVHPPAPAVHPQAPGVHPPAPGVHPPAPGIHPQPPGVHPPPPGVHPSAPGVHPPAPGVHPQPPGVHPSNPGVHPPTPMPPMLRPPLPSEGPGNIPPPPPTN, from the exons ATGGACTTCCAGCATCGCCCCGGAGGCAAGACCGGGAGCGGGGGCGTGGCCTCCTCCTCTGAGAGCAACCGGGACCGCAGGGAACGCCTCCGGCAGCTGGCCCTGGAGACGATCGACATCAACAAG GACCCGTACTTCATGAAGAACCATCTGGGCTCCTACGAGTGCAAGCTGTGCCTGACGCTGCACAACAATGAG GGGAGTTACCTCGCGCACACCCAAGGGAAAAAGCATCAGACTAACTT GGCCCGGCGAGCAGCCAAGGAGGCCAAGGAGGCCCCCGCCCAGCCGGCGCCAGAGAAGGTCAAGGTGGAGGTGAAGAAGTTCGTGAAGATCGGCCGCCCCGGCTACAAAG TGACCAAGCAGAGGGACACGGAGATGGGTCAGCAGAGCCTCCTCTTCCAG ATTGACTACCCTGAGATCGCCGAGGGCATCATGCCCCGCCACCGCTTCATGTCCGCCTACGAGCAGAGGATCGAGCCTCCGGACCGGCGCTGGCAGTACCTGCTCATGGCCGCCGAGCCCTACGAGACCATCGCCTTCAAG GTGCCGAGCAGGGAGATTGATAAGGCTGAAGGCAAGTTTTGGACTCACTGGAACCGGGAAACTAAGCAG TTTTTTCTCCAGTTCCACTTTAAGATGGAGAAGCCACCGGCCCCACCGAGCCTCCCCGCCGGGCCTCCTGGGGTGAAGCGACCCCCACCCCCGCTGATGAATGGTTTGCCCCCTCGGCCGCCACTGCCCGAGTCgttgcccccgcccccgccaggaggcctgcccctgccccccatgcCGCCCAGTGGGCCTGCGCCCTCGGGACCCCCGGGCCCTCCTCAGCTGCCCCCACCGGCTCCCGGTGTCCACCCCCCAGCACCAGTGGTCCACCCCCCAGCGTCTGGAGTGcaccccccagctcctggggtcCACCCCCCGGCACCAGTGGTCCACCCACCAGCATCTGGGGTCCACCCCCCTGCTCCAGGGGTCCATCCCCCTGCCCCGGGGGTCCACCCTCCAGCGCCAGGGgtccaccctccagcccctggtgtCCATCCTCCCCCATCTGCTGGGGTTCACCCCCAGGCCCCGGGGGTGCACCCACCAGCTCCTGCAGTTCACCCCCAGGCCCCGGGGGTGCACCCACCAGCTCCTGCAGTTCACCCCCAGGCCCCAGGGGTCCATCCACCAGCTCCCGGGGTCCACCCACCAGCCCCCGGGAtccacccccagcctcctggggtccaccccccacctcctggGGTCCACCCATCAGCTCCTGGGGTCCATCCTCCAGCTCCTGGGGTCCATCCCCAGCCTCCTGGAGTTCACCCCTCAAATCCCGGGGTGCACCCCCCGACTCCCATGCCCCCAATGCTGAGACCCCCGCTGCCCTCCGAAGGCCCTGGGAacattcctccccctccccctaccaACTGA
- the AMH gene encoding muellerian-inhibiting factor translates to MQGPALSQLALVLSAMGALLGARTLRGEVPSTPALPREPTPGSGGLIFHQDWDWPPPGIWPPGSPRDPLCLVTLDGGGNRSSAPLRVVGALSGYERAFLEAVRRAHWGPRDLATFAVCPHRDGQPALPHLRQLQAWLGGPGGRQLVVLHLEEVTWEPTPSLRFQEPPPGGASPEELALMVLYPGPGPEVTVTGAGLPGAQSLCLSQDSSYLPLVVGRPEAAWRGPGLALTLRRRGNGAPLSTAQLQALLFGADSRCFTRMTPALLLLPPRGPAPMPAHGRLDSVPFPQPRPSPEPEETPPSADPFLETLTRLVRALRGPASRASPPRLALDPGALAGFPQGQVNLSDPAALERLLDGEEPLLLLLPPTAATAGVPAPLQGPASALWAAGLARRVAAELQAAAAELRGLPGLPPAANPLLARLLALCPEDPGGPGGPLRALLLLKALQGLRAEWRGRERSGSARAQRSAGAAATDGPCGLRELSVDLRAERSVLIPETYQANNCQGACDWPQSDRNPRYGNHVVLLLKMQARGAALERPPCCVPTAYAGKLLISLSEERISAHHVPNMVATECGCR, encoded by the exons ATGCAGGGTCCAGCTCTCTCTCAGCTGGCCCTGGTGCTGTCGGCAATGGGGGCCCTGCTGGGCGCCAGGACCCTCAGGGGAGAGGTCCCCAGCACCCCGGCCCTGCCCAGGGAGCCAACCCCAGGCAGCGGAGGGCTCATCTTCCACCAAGACTGGGACTGGCCACCCCCTGGCATCTGGCCACCAGGCAGCCCTCGGGACCCCCTGTGCCTGGTGACCCTGGATGGGGGTGGCAACAGGAGCAGTGCTCCCCTGCGGGTGGTGGGGGCCCTGAGCGGCTATGAGCGGGCCTTCCTAGAGGCTGTGCGGCGTGCCCACTGGGGGCCCCGGGACCTGGCCACCTTTGCGGTCTGCCCCCACAGAGACGGGCAGCCCGCCCTGCCCCATCTGCGGCAGCTGCAGGCGTGGCTTGGGGGGCCCGGGGGGCGGCAGCTGGTGGTCCTACACTTGGAGGAAG TGACGTGGGAGCCGACACCCTCGCTGAGGTTCCAGGAGCCTCCACCTGGAGGAGCCAGCCCCGAAGAGCTGGCGCTGATGGTGCTGTACCCAGGGCCTGGCCCGGAGGTCACCGTCACCGGGGCCGGGCTGCCCGGCGCCCAG AGCCTCTGCCTGAGCCAGGACTCCAGCTACCTGCCGTTGGTTGTGGGACGCCCCGAGGCGGCCTGGCGCGGGCCTGGGCTCGCCCTGACCCTGCGGCGCCGCGGAAACG GTGCGCCCCTGAGCACCGCCCAGCTGCAGGCGCTGCTGTTCGGCGCCGACTCCCGCTGCTTCACACGGATGACCCCGGCGCTGCTCCTGCTGCCGCCGCGGGGTCCCGCGCCGATGCCCGCGCACGGCCGGCTGGACTCGGTGCCCTTCCCGCAGCCCAG GCCGTCTCCAGAGCCCGAGGAGACGCCGCCCAGCGCCGATCCCTTCCTGGAGACGCTCACGCGCCTGGTGCGCGCGCTGCGGGGACCCGCGTCCCGAGCCTCTCCGCCGCGTCTGGCCCTGGACCCGGGCGCGCTGGCCGGTTTCCCGCAGGGCCAGGTCAACCTGTCGGACCCCGCGGCACTAGAGCGCCTGCTCGACGGCGAGgagccgctgctgctgctgctgccgcccacGGCAGCCACCGCCGGGGTCCCCGCGCCACTGCAGGGTCCGGCGTCCGCGCTGTGGGCCGCGGGCCTAGCGCGCCGGGTGGCCGCCGAGCTTCAGGCGGCGGCCGCGGAACTGCGCGGCCTCCCGGGGCTGCCGCCCGCCGCCAACCCGCTGCTGGCACGCCTACTGGCGCTGTGCCCGGAGGACCCGGGCGGCCCCGGCGGCCCGCTGCGCGCGCTGCTGCTGCTGAAAGCGCTGCAGGGCCTGCGCGCCGAGTGGCGCGGGCGGGAGCGGAGCGGGTCGGCACGGGCGCAGCGCAGCGCCGGCGCCGCGGCCACCGACGGGCCGTGCGGGCTGCGCGAGCTGAGCGTGGACCTCCGCGCCGAGCGCTCGGTGCTCATCCCCGAGACGTACCAGGCCAACAACTGCCAGGGCGCGTGCGACTGGCCGCAATCGGACCGCAACCCGCGGTACGGCAACCACGTGGTGCTCCTGCTGAAGATGCAGGCCCGCGGCGCCGCCCTGGAGCGCCCGCCCTGCTGCGTGCCCACGGCCTACGCCGGCAAGCTCCTCATCAGCCTGTCCGAGGAGCGCATCAGCGCGCACCACGTGCCCAACATGGTGGCCACCGAGTGTGGCTGCCGGTGA